A single genomic interval of Nocardia bhagyanarayanae harbors:
- a CDS encoding IclR family transcriptional regulator encodes MGESSDIPALRRGLAVLRLLAGRPGPVSAAAIARELGLPRSSTYHLLAELTQARFVTHLPDERRYGLGIAAFELGAAYLRHDPLERLAGPLLRELVEQVGHNAHLGVLHGNELLYLVKERPARPETLVTDVGVRLPAHLTASGRAILAHLPAAHVRALFPTAESFVTRTDRGPAGLAALRRVLAEERRRGWACEDGHVTPGFASVAYPVFDHDHHPIAAISVTLRHHCGRHPCDADWTVLAARVRATADTLTRRIGGRTE; translated from the coding sequence GTGGGAGAGAGCAGCGACATCCCCGCGCTGCGCCGCGGGCTTGCGGTGCTTCGGCTACTCGCGGGCAGACCCGGTCCGGTGTCGGCGGCCGCCATCGCGCGCGAGCTCGGGTTGCCGCGCTCGTCCACCTATCACCTGCTCGCCGAGCTGACCCAGGCCCGCTTCGTCACGCACCTGCCCGACGAGCGCCGCTACGGTCTCGGCATCGCCGCGTTCGAACTCGGCGCCGCCTATCTCCGGCACGATCCGCTGGAGCGCTTGGCCGGGCCCCTGCTGCGCGAACTCGTCGAGCAGGTGGGGCACAACGCGCATCTCGGCGTACTGCACGGCAACGAACTGCTGTACCTGGTCAAAGAGCGCCCGGCGCGGCCGGAGACCCTGGTCACCGACGTCGGCGTCCGGCTGCCCGCGCACCTGACCGCCTCGGGTCGCGCCATCCTCGCGCACCTGCCCGCCGCGCACGTGCGCGCCCTCTTCCCCACCGCCGAGTCCTTCGTGACCCGCACCGACCGCGGTCCCGCCGGTCTCGCCGCGTTGCGCCGCGTCCTCGCCGAGGAACGCCGACGCGGCTGGGCCTGTGAAGACGGCCACGTCACCCCCGGCTTCGCCTCCGTCGCCTACCCCGTCTTCGACCACGACCACCACCCCATCGCCGCCATCAGCGTCACCCTCCGGCACCACTGCGGCCGGCACCCCTGCGACGCCGATTGGACCGTACTGGCCGCCCGCGTCCGCGCCACCGCCGACACCCTGACCCGTCGGATCGGCGGCCGCACCGAATGA